A section of the Paracoccaceae bacterium genome encodes:
- a CDS encoding GntR family transcriptional regulator: MPDSAALPLYLRTAEALIREIAAGRLPDGARLPPERALAKSMGQSVGTMRKALAELEFKGLLERRQGSGNYVRHRADVDSVYAMFRLELVEGGGLPTAKVLSAGRAKDGPALADGRHADFRIRRIRYLGGIAAAVEEIWLEGAQVGAVRPAELTESLYLFYKRQLGFTVARAEDRVGIGRMPAWTPAQMRPKPGAWCGQVDRIARDGDDRVVETSRTWFDAEVARHVTRMK; this comes from the coding sequence ATGCCCGATTCCGCCGCCCTTCCGCTTTATCTGCGCACTGCCGAAGCGCTGATCCGCGAAATCGCGGCCGGTCGTTTGCCCGATGGCGCGCGCCTGCCGCCCGAGCGTGCGTTGGCAAAGTCCATGGGCCAATCTGTCGGAACAATGCGCAAGGCATTGGCCGAGCTTGAGTTTAAGGGCCTTCTGGAACGGCGTCAGGGCTCGGGCAATTACGTGCGCCACAGGGCGGATGTCGACAGCGTTTATGCGATGTTCCGCCTGGAATTGGTTGAGGGTGGCGGATTGCCCACCGCCAAGGTCCTGTCGGCGGGTCGGGCCAAAGATGGGCCAGCGCTGGCAGACGGGCGGCACGCCGATTTTCGCATCCGGCGCATCCGGTATCTGGGGGGGATCGCTGCCGCGGTCGAGGAAATCTGGCTCGAAGGTGCGCAGGTCGGCGCGGTGCGCCCCGCAGAGCTGACGGAATCGCTCTATCTTTTCTACAAACGCCAGTTGGGCTTCACCGTGGCGCGGGCCGAAGATCGGGTCGGGATCGGTCGGATGCCCGCCTGGACCCCAGCGCAGATGCGGCCAAAGCCAGGTGCCTGGTGCGGACAGGTGGATCGCATCGCCAGGGACGGCGATGACCGGGTTGTCGAAACCTCCAGGACATGGTTTGACGCAGAAGTTGCGCGCCATGTCACCAGGATGAAGTAA
- a CDS encoding gfo/Idh/MocA family oxidoreductase, which produces MKTLNYGLIGCGMMGREHLSNLALLPATNVAAIFEPDAGMAAQAQAMAPGTKMVGSIAELLAVDALDALIIASPNHCHAAQLIQIAATRALPVLVEKPLFTDPADGPALAALGASYGAPIWVAMEYRYMPPIAALLDRVESATGGPLMLSIREHRFAFLDKVGNWNRFNRNSGGTLVEKCCHFFDLMRLILKAEPVRVMASAGQAVNHKGEIYDDTESDIWDSGYVLIDFDSGAKAMLELCMFADGSRYQEEFSVVGPTGKIEAFVPGAAQHWSPDLGDLPVPKVVLSPRDQSGFEVLETPVDPTILKAGSHNGSTFFEHQKFAAVLRGEGTVEVTLEDGAKAVAMGQAAQQSALTGQAVDM; this is translated from the coding sequence TTGAAAACACTGAACTATGGACTGATCGGTTGCGGCATGATGGGGCGTGAACACCTCAGCAATCTGGCGCTGCTGCCGGCCACCAATGTGGCCGCGATCTTTGAACCCGACGCAGGTATGGCCGCACAGGCGCAGGCGATGGCGCCGGGGACAAAAATGGTCGGTTCGATTGCGGAATTGCTGGCGGTTGATGCGCTGGATGCGTTGATCATCGCCAGCCCGAATCATTGTCACGCCGCCCAGCTGATCCAGATTGCGGCGACCCGCGCCTTGCCGGTTCTGGTCGAGAAACCGCTGTTCACCGACCCTGCCGATGGCCCCGCCTTGGCAGCACTTGGGGCCAGCTATGGCGCGCCGATCTGGGTGGCGATGGAATACCGCTATATGCCGCCGATTGCGGCGTTGCTGGACCGGGTCGAGTCCGCGACCGGCGGGCCGCTGATGCTGTCGATCCGCGAGCATCGGTTTGCGTTCCTGGACAAGGTCGGCAACTGGAATCGTTTCAACCGCAACTCCGGTGGGACTTTGGTGGAAAAATGCTGCCACTTCTTCGATCTGATGCGCCTGATCCTGAAGGCCGAGCCGGTGCGCGTCATGGCCAGTGCTGGTCAGGCGGTGAATCACAAGGGCGAAATCTATGACGATACCGAGTCGGACATCTGGGATTCCGGATATGTTTTGATCGATTTCGATAGTGGGGCGAAAGCGATGCTTGAACTCTGCATGTTCGCCGATGGCAGCCGGTATCAGGAAGAATTCAGCGTTGTCGGCCCCACCGGCAAGATCGAGGCGTTCGTGCCGGGCGCGGCGCAGCACTGGTCGCCGGACCTTGGGGATTTGCCGGTGCCGAAAGTCGTGCTCAGCCCGCGCGATCAATCCGGGTTCGAGGTTCTGGAAACGCCGGTCGATCCGACAATTCTGAAGGCCGGTTCGCACAATGGTTCGACCTTTTTCGAGCATCAGAAATTCGCGGCTGTGTTGCGCGGTGAGGGGACGGTCGAGGTGACGTTGGAGGACGGTGCAAAAGCCGTTGCCATGGGACAAGCGGCGCAGCAATCAGCACTCACCGGGCAGGCCGTCGATATGTGA